The following are encoded together in the Fundulus heteroclitus isolate FHET01 chromosome 19, MU-UCD_Fhet_4.1, whole genome shotgun sequence genome:
- the bag5 gene encoding LOW QUALITY PROTEIN: BAG family molecular chaperone regulator 5 (The sequence of the model RefSeq protein was modified relative to this genomic sequence to represent the inferred CDS: inserted 2 bases in 1 codon), with translation MCANVFGVLKSLFGKPFDGGKRMDHGGPQDQPQHPTEHQQPYHPQHPAMMRLYEVQKEVSTLGPQVCTFSGLQNDREYKRMERELTQLLLQVDQVDTEGKLELQGARKRAAQEVEGLLRYLEENASHPSRLAIEELSNAARQLLDERVVAPQRAGGVAEINDELVDALQEIILRLTQIKTEGRVPLRKARYRALTRLCAVQEVLEGRTPQQTLSLPLSGETHEAVNCINQVMVKVSMARSQLLALLMGLSGRDSCAHLSRILTEMQVELDALDVSGNAAIRNYRKQVVEEINGLLKHLDLEGEGDDTRRYDLAQNNSIREIEAVRAHVSHLREGVLRHCVTGDLRCKAELQSLLTHLDQVDTAKNPCIREARRRAVVEVQAVITFLDLREALAXRRQPGPEEHPSHRAVWLVLGSLSDLQAQVLGFDGKRADKSYMILEELLTKQLLALDAVDPQGDESTKAARKQAVKFAQNILNYLDMKTDEWEY, from the exons ATGTGCGCGAATGTGTTCGGCGTGCTGAAGAG CCTCTTTGGGAAGCCTTTTGATGGTGGAAAAAGGATGGACCATGGCGGTCCACAGGACCAGCCGCAGCATCCAACGGAGCACCAGCAGCCTTACCATCCGCAGCACCCCGCTATGATGAGACTGTACGAGGTCCAAAAAGAGGTTTCGACTTTGGGGCCGCAGGTCTGCACCTTCAGCGGCCTGCAGAACGACCGAGAGTACAAGCGTATGGAACGCGAGCTgactcagctgctgctgcaggtggaCCAGGTAGACACCGAGGGCAAGCTGGAGCTGCAAGGAGCACGCAAGAGAGCTGCACAAGAGGTGGAGGGCCTCCTGCGATACCTGGAGGAGAACGCCTCCCACCCGTCCCGCCTGGCCATCGAAGAGCTGAGCAACGCTGCACGGCAGCTGCTGGATGAGCGGGTGGTGGCGCCGCAACGAGCCGGTGGGGTGGCGGAGATAAACGACGAGCTGGTGGATGCCCTTCAGGAGATCATTCTAAGGCTGACTCAGATCAAGACTGAAGGGAGGGTGCCGCTTCGTAAGGCGCGCTACCGAGCGCTCACGCGACTCTGCGCTGTGCAGGAAGTGCTGGAAGGCCGTACGCCGCAGCAGACCCTCTCTTTGCCCCTGTCAGGGGAGACCCACGAAGCCGTGAACTGCATCAACCAGGTCATGGTGAAGGTGAGCATGGCTCGCAGCCAGCTCTTGGCTTTGCTGATGGGGCTGAGCGGCAGGGACAGCTGCGCGCATCTGTCTCGCATCCTCACGGAAATGCAGGTGGAGCTGGACGCCCTGGACGTCTCTGGGAATGCAGCGATCCGAAATTACAGGAAGCAGGTTGTGGAGGAAATAAACGGGCTCCTAAAACACCTGGACCTGGAGGGCGAGGGGGATGACACCCGCAG GTACGACCTGGCGCAGAACAACTCCATCCGTGAAATCGAGGCCGTGCGAGCGCACGTCTCCCACCTGCGAGAAGGCGTGCTGCGACACTGCGTGACGGGCGACCTCCGATGCAAGGCCGAACTGCAGAGCCTTCTCACGCACCTGGACCAGGTGGACACAGCCAAGAACCCGTGCATCAGAGAGGCCCGCCGCCGCGCCGTGGTGGAGGTCCAGGCTGTCATCACCTTCCTGGACCTGCGCGAGGCCCTTGC CCGCCGCCAGCCGGGCCCCGAGGAGCACCCGTCGCACCGGGCCGTGTGGCTGGTCCTGGGGAGCCTGTCGGACCTCCAGGCCCAGGTGCTGGGCTTTGATGGCAAGCGGGCCGACAAGAGCTACATGATCCTGGAGGAACTGCTGACCAAACAGCTGCTGGCGCTGGACGCCGTGGATCCGCAGGGCGACGAGTCGACCAAGGCGGCGAGAAAGCAGGCGGTGAAGTTCGCCCAGAACATTCTCAACTACCTGGACATGAAGACGGACGAGTGGGAGTATTGA